A part of Capsicum annuum cultivar UCD-10X-F1 chromosome 6, UCD10Xv1.1, whole genome shotgun sequence genomic DNA contains:
- the LOC107872908 gene encoding FCS-Like Zinc finger 1, which yields MDNVTRREPLYYTALQKKSSLRNLSSISSSSSSMSSPRFSGGRKYNDSTRFEEQQPHFLEACFRCNKPLGFNRDIFMYRGDTPFCSEECRQEQIDMDEAKEKQFNLSASKALREKDQTKSSSTSPKNYHYPRGTVAAA from the exons atggaCAATGTAACAAGAAGAGAGCCTCTTTATTATACTGCTTTACAAAAGAAGAGCAGCCTGAGAAATCTTTCTTCCatttcctcttcatcttcttcaatgtCATCTCCAAGATTTTCTGGTGGTAGAAAGTACAACGATAGTACTAGGTTTGAAGAACAACAACCTCATTTCTTGGAAGCCTGTTTTCGTTGCAACAAACCACTTGGTTTTAACAGAGACATTTTCATGTACAG AGGGGATACCCCATTCTGTAGTGAAGAATGCAGGCAAGAACAAATAGATATGGATGAAGCCAAGGAGAAACAATTCAATCTTTCAGCATCCAAGGCCTTGAGAGAGAAGGACCAAACAAAGTCCAGTAGTACCTCTCCCAAAAATTACCATTATCCTAGAGGCACAGTTGCTGCTGCTTGA